One segment of Oscillospiraceae bacterium MB08-C2-2 DNA contains the following:
- a CDS encoding ABC transporter permease, with amino-acid sequence MSAILRRELSSYFRSPLGYVFLAVFYVFSGYFFFAGTLYQNSTDISVVFSSMFTIVLFIIPLLTMRLFSEDKKYKTDQALLTAPVSLPGMVMGKFLAALIVFIMGLAITIVFALVIASFARPDWAKIVGNFTGLLLMGMALTSIGAFISALTENQMIAAIGGFASGLVLIIVDSLASVVQNPVLSKIMVALSFNNRYTDFTSGIFDLSNVVFFLSVCALFLFLTVRVFERRRWS; translated from the coding sequence ATGAGTGCCATACTGCGCCGGGAGCTAAGCTCCTATTTTCGTTCGCCCTTGGGCTATGTTTTTTTAGCCGTATTTTATGTCTTTTCCGGGTATTTTTTCTTTGCCGGAACCCTGTATCAAAATTCCACGGATATTTCGGTGGTTTTTTCCAGCATGTTCACCATTGTGCTGTTTATCATCCCGCTGTTGACCATGCGCCTGTTCAGCGAGGATAAGAAGTATAAAACCGATCAGGCCCTGCTGACTGCCCCGGTGAGCCTGCCGGGTATGGTTATGGGTAAATTTCTGGCCGCATTGATTGTATTCATCATGGGCCTTGCCATTACCATTGTGTTTGCCTTGGTGATCGCCTCCTTTGCCCGGCCGGATTGGGCCAAGATTGTGGGGAACTTCACCGGACTTTTGCTGATGGGCATGGCTCTGACCTCCATCGGCGCCTTTATTTCCGCTCTGACCGAGAACCAGATGATTGCCGCCATCGGCGGCTTTGCCAGCGGCCTTGTGCTGATTATTGTGGATTCCCTTGCCTCTGTGGTGCAGAATCCTGTGCTAAGCAAAATCATGGTGGCTCTTTCCTTTAACAACCGGTATACAGATTTTACCTCAGGCATTTTTGACCTTTCCAATGTGGTGTTTTTCCTGAGTGTTTGTGCGCTCTTTCTGTTTTTAACAGTCCGGGTTTTTGAGCGCCGCCGCTGGAGCTGA
- a CDS encoding GldG family protein encodes MPQQKAFCCGIGLGGNPAAFFGRNESEETKQMNTSLFKSRRFRQGMLSSAVTLLFIAVLVAVNGVTTILSDRYALYMDLTPTKMFTLSQQSKEYISDLEQEVQIYVLNTEENFAAVNEYYTQANEVLRNYQRLNPEKIKLQYVDIVREDPNFVSNFPDLQIGSNSVIVACEDRRQSLSPYDLFNVESSYYGMGGTYITASKAEQTVTSAILRVTSGQTGKAVLLTGHNETELGSLESLLTLNNYTVAQQNLITEDLAADADIAVIAGPKLDYTPEQLQKLDAFLEGGTDRDKTLLYFASPEQPELPNLEAFLAEWGLQLEPGVVYQTDANRAIQSPYFSFVDYINGKASEEGAASNIYASVPYARPMSIAFEKQNNIGTQVLLAFANTAVAQPLDAGADWQPQSAATGRSIPALAMGQRVSYPGETPRYSTVMVCTSTVAVDQALLEQSYFSNSSYFLNVINELARRETTLVLESKSLGGQTLGITLLQVVLISLVLIVVIPLGLLITGITVWLRRRHR; translated from the coding sequence TTGCCGCAGCAAAAAGCCTTTTGCTGCGGAATTGGCCTTGGGGGAAACCCCGCCGCCTTTTTCGGCCGCAATGAAAGCGAGGAAACAAAGCAGATGAATACAAGCCTGTTTAAAAGCCGCCGGTTCCGTCAGGGGATGCTTTCCTCTGCGGTGACACTCCTGTTTATTGCCGTTTTGGTAGCGGTAAACGGTGTCACCACCATTTTATCCGACCGGTATGCCCTTTATATGGATTTAACCCCCACCAAAATGTTCACTCTTTCCCAGCAGAGCAAGGAGTATATTTCCGACCTCGAGCAAGAGGTGCAGATATACGTTCTCAACACCGAGGAAAACTTTGCCGCTGTCAATGAATATTACACCCAAGCCAACGAGGTTCTGCGCAATTATCAGCGCCTGAACCCCGAAAAAATCAAGCTGCAATATGTGGATATCGTCCGGGAAGACCCCAACTTTGTCTCCAACTTCCCGGATTTGCAGATTGGCTCCAACAGCGTGATTGTGGCCTGTGAAGACCGCCGCCAGTCTCTTTCCCCTTATGATCTTTTCAATGTGGAATCTTCCTACTATGGCATGGGCGGCACCTACATCACAGCCTCTAAGGCCGAGCAGACGGTAACCTCTGCCATTTTGCGGGTAACCAGCGGCCAGACCGGAAAGGCTGTGCTGCTCACCGGCCACAACGAAACCGAGCTGGGTTCTCTGGAAAGCCTGCTGACCCTGAATAACTATACCGTTGCCCAGCAGAACCTGATCACAGAAGATTTGGCTGCCGATGCGGATATCGCCGTAATTGCAGGCCCCAAGCTGGATTATACCCCCGAGCAGCTCCAAAAGCTGGATGCCTTTTTGGAGGGCGGCACCGACCGGGATAAAACCCTTCTCTATTTTGCCAGCCCCGAGCAGCCTGAGCTGCCCAATCTGGAGGCCTTTCTGGCTGAGTGGGGGCTTCAGCTGGAGCCGGGTGTGGTTTATCAGACCGATGCGAACCGGGCCATTCAGTCCCCTTATTTCTCCTTTGTGGATTATATCAACGGCAAAGCCTCGGAGGAAGGGGCGGCCAGCAATATCTATGCCTCTGTTCCTTATGCACGCCCCATGAGCATTGCCTTTGAAAAGCAGAACAACATCGGCACACAGGTGCTGCTTGCCTTTGCCAATACAGCGGTTGCCCAGCCCTTGGATGCGGGTGCCGACTGGCAGCCACAGTCTGCCGCTACAGGCCGCTCGATTCCGGCTCTGGCCATGGGCCAGCGGGTGAGCTATCCCGGTGAAACGCCCCGGTATTCCACTGTGATGGTCTGCACTTCCACCGTGGCGGTGGATCAGGCATTGCTGGAGCAATCCTATTTCTCAAACTCCAGCTATTTCCTGAATGTGATCAATGAGCTGGCACGCCGTGAAACCACGTTGGTGCTGGAATCCAAATCCTTGGGTGGCCAGACCTTGGGCATCACCCTCTTGCAGGTGGTTCTGATTTCGCTGGTGCTGATTGTGGTCATCCCGCTGGGGCTTCTGATCACGGGCATCACCGTTTGGCTGCGCAGGAGGCATCGCTAA